In a genomic window of bacterium:
- the pgm gene encoding phosphoglucomutase (alpha-D-glucose-1,6-bisphosphate-dependent) translates to MTTTLHPDAGRPAPVDGLVDVAALIAAYYRERPDPAVPAQRVAFGTSGHRGSSLHASFNEAHIVAITHAICLYRRAQGVSGPLYLGWDTHALSGPARQTALEVLAGHGVDVMVDGDDGPTPTPVGSWAILVHNRGRASGLADGILVTPSHNPPEYGGFKYNPPHGGPADSEATSWIERTANALLAEGLDAVPRVAWPAAGRAATVHPFDYLGGYTRDLAAVIDVDAVRGSRLRVGVDPLGGASAAYWGPIAERLGIRLEVTNPTIDPTFRFMTLDWDGAIRMDPSSPYAMARLIELRDRYDLAFANDPDADRHGIVTRSAGLMNPNHYLAVAIDYLYRQRPRWRADAGVGKTVVSSSLIDRVAARLGRRLHEVPVGFKFFVDGLLDGSLGFGGEESAGASFLRQDGTVWTTDKDGLILGLLAVEMTARTGRDPGELYAAITAELGEPVYERIDAAASAAQRAALSKLSADSLALQELAGHPVTAVLTHAPGDGKAIGGVKVVTDQGWFAARPSGTEAVYKLYAESFAGRDHLRRIQAEAQAAVARALAAAGAQ, encoded by the coding sequence ATGACCACGACCCTGCACCCGGACGCGGGACGCCCCGCCCCGGTCGATGGACTCGTCGACGTCGCCGCGCTGATCGCCGCCTACTACCGCGAGCGTCCCGACCCGGCCGTGCCGGCCCAGCGCGTCGCGTTCGGCACCTCGGGTCATCGCGGCTCGTCCCTCCACGCGAGCTTCAACGAGGCGCACATCGTGGCGATCACGCACGCGATCTGCCTGTATCGGCGCGCCCAGGGCGTGAGCGGCCCGCTGTACCTCGGCTGGGATACGCATGCGCTCTCCGGCCCGGCCCGCCAGACGGCGCTCGAGGTGCTCGCCGGCCACGGGGTGGACGTCATGGTCGACGGCGACGACGGCCCCACACCGACGCCGGTCGGCTCGTGGGCGATCCTGGTCCACAACCGCGGCCGCGCCTCGGGGCTGGCCGACGGCATCCTGGTGACGCCGTCGCACAACCCGCCCGAATACGGCGGCTTCAAGTACAACCCGCCGCACGGCGGCCCGGCCGACTCCGAGGCGACGTCGTGGATCGAGCGCACCGCGAACGCACTGCTCGCGGAGGGCCTCGACGCCGTGCCGCGGGTCGCGTGGCCGGCGGCCGGTCGTGCCGCCACCGTGCACCCGTTCGACTACCTCGGCGGCTACACGCGCGATCTCGCGGCCGTCATCGACGTCGACGCCGTACGTGGCAGCCGGCTGCGCGTCGGCGTCGATCCGCTCGGCGGCGCCTCGGCGGCGTACTGGGGCCCGATCGCCGAGCGCCTCGGCATCCGGCTCGAGGTGACCAACCCGACGATCGATCCGACCTTCCGCTTCATGACCCTCGATTGGGACGGCGCCATCCGCATGGACCCGTCGTCACCGTACGCGATGGCGCGCCTGATCGAGCTGCGCGACCGCTACGACCTCGCCTTCGCCAACGACCCCGACGCCGACCGTCACGGTATCGTCACGCGCAGCGCCGGCCTCATGAACCCGAACCACTACCTCGCGGTGGCGATCGACTACCTGTACCGCCAGCGCCCGCGGTGGCGCGCCGACGCCGGCGTCGGCAAGACGGTGGTGTCGAGCAGCCTCATCGACCGCGTCGCGGCGCGCCTCGGCCGCCGCCTCCACGAGGTCCCCGTCGGTTTCAAGTTCTTCGTCGACGGGCTGCTCGACGGCAGCCTCGGCTTCGGCGGCGAGGAGAGCGCCGGCGCCTCGTTCCTGCGCCAGGACGGCACGGTGTGGACGACCGACAAGGACGGCCTGATCCTCGGCCTCCTCGCCGTCGAGATGACGGCCCGCACCGGCCGCGACCCGGGCGAGCTGTACGCGGCGATCACGGCGGAGCTCGGCGAGCCGGTCTACGAGCGCATCGACGCGGCCGCCAGCGCCGCGCAGCGCGCCGCCCTGAGCAAGCTGTCGGCCGATTCCCTCGCCTTGCAGGAGCTGGCCGGCCACCCGGTCACGGCGGTGCTCACGCACGCCCCCGGCGACGGCAAGGCGATCGGCGGCGTGAAGGTCGTCACCGACCAGGGCTGGTTCGCGGCCCGGCCGTCGGGAACCGAAGCGGTCTACAAGCTCTACGCCGAGAGCTTCGCCGGGCGCGACCACCTGCGCCGCATCCAGGCCGAGGCGCAGGCGGCGGTGGCGCGGGCGCTGGCAGCGGCGGGCGCGCAGTGA
- a CDS encoding DUF4215 domain-containing protein: MRVAVGRVAGAVILAAGMIVAAPGRAGADPGHAKGPDPTAAMLLGTGPFATASASVPSSVSGFGGGVVHYPTDTSQGTYGAVAFAPGFLGSSANYAWLGPRLASHGFVVLLMNTNSPLDNAPSRGQQILAALTYLISSSPVASRIDPSRLAAAGHSMGGGGALEAANVTPWLRAVVATQPFNATWTNWNGVVSPTLIVGSDGDTTAPVATHAIPFYTAIPGSTEKAYIELRNALHSESTQGNDTQGMYMIVWLKVFVDADLRYYPFLCPNPGPSDKIRDFRTAVTCPAVMTCGDGVVAGDEGCDDGGIVAGDGCSATCVVEPGYQCTGEPSTCEPTCGDGLVVGDEACDEGALNGDPSACCTASCSYRLAGEECRPAAGECDVAEQCSGAAAACPADAFASASTVCRPAAGECDVAEQCSGSAVACPDDTGLPDTDGDTVCDELDNCPGVANPTQADGDGDGHGDACDPCTNLGPAVASKTALVLDKLLAPAGDDKLSFTSFFAAVPGAADIDPLAAGVRFLIADASGALPVDVTIPGGAYVAAEKAGWKVNGAATAWTYKNAGTIVPTIGGITTVQIKRFPAKPGTLKVKVLGKNGSYGVAALPLLPTIVLDPPVAETGLCGEATFPNTAPAKPSCIATGGGKTVKCK, from the coding sequence ATGAGAGTCGCCGTCGGCAGGGTCGCCGGAGCCGTGATCCTGGCCGCAGGCATGATCGTCGCGGCACCCGGACGGGCGGGCGCAGACCCGGGGCATGCGAAGGGGCCGGATCCGACGGCGGCGATGCTGCTCGGGACCGGGCCGTTCGCGACCGCGTCGGCGTCCGTGCCGTCGTCGGTGTCGGGCTTCGGCGGCGGGGTCGTCCACTATCCGACCGACACCAGCCAGGGGACCTACGGCGCCGTCGCCTTCGCGCCCGGCTTCCTCGGCAGCAGCGCGAACTACGCCTGGCTCGGGCCGCGTCTGGCCTCGCACGGGTTCGTCGTCCTGCTGATGAACACCAACTCGCCGCTCGACAACGCGCCCTCGCGGGGACAGCAGATCCTGGCTGCCCTCACCTATCTGATCTCGTCGAGCCCGGTGGCCAGCCGGATCGACCCGAGCCGCCTCGCGGCGGCCGGACACTCGATGGGCGGCGGCGGTGCGCTCGAGGCCGCGAACGTCACCCCGTGGCTGCGGGCGGTCGTGGCGACGCAGCCGTTCAACGCCACCTGGACCAACTGGAACGGCGTCGTCTCGCCAACCCTCATCGTCGGATCCGACGGCGACACCACCGCGCCCGTCGCGACGCACGCGATCCCATTCTATACCGCCATTCCGGGCTCCACCGAGAAGGCGTACATCGAGCTGCGCAACGCGCTGCACTCGGAGTCCACCCAGGGGAACGACACCCAGGGCATGTACATGATCGTGTGGCTGAAGGTCTTCGTCGACGCGGACCTGCGCTACTATCCGTTCCTCTGTCCGAACCCGGGTCCGAGCGACAAGATCCGCGATTTCCGCACGGCCGTCACCTGTCCGGCCGTGATGACGTGCGGCGACGGCGTCGTCGCCGGCGACGAGGGATGCGACGACGGCGGCATCGTCGCCGGCGACGGCTGCTCCGCGACCTGCGTCGTCGAGCCCGGGTACCAGTGTACGGGCGAGCCGTCGACCTGCGAGCCCACCTGCGGCGACGGGCTCGTCGTCGGCGACGAGGCCTGTGACGAGGGAGCCTTGAACGGCGACCCGAGCGCCTGCTGCACGGCATCCTGCTCGTACCGCCTGGCGGGCGAGGAGTGCCGGCCGGCGGCGGGCGAATGCGACGTCGCCGAGCAGTGCAGCGGCGCCGCGGCGGCGTGCCCCGCCGACGCCTTCGCGTCCGCGAGCACGGTGTGCCGGCCGGCGGCGGGCGAATGCGACGTCGCCGAGCAGTGCAGCGGGTCGGCCGTGGCCTGTCCGGACGACACGGGGTTGCCGGACACGGACGGCGACACGGTGTGCGACGAGCTCGACAACTGCCCCGGCGTCGCGAACCCCACGCAGGCGGACGGCGACGGCGACGGGCACGGCGATGCGTGCGATCCGTGCACCAATCTCGGTCCCGCGGTGGCGTCGAAGACCGCGCTGGTCCTCGATAAGCTCCTGGCGCCGGCCGGCGACGACAAGCTCAGCTTCACGAGCTTCTTCGCCGCCGTCCCCGGGGCCGCCGACATCGATCCGCTCGCCGCCGGCGTGCGCTTCCTGATCGCCGACGCGAGCGGCGCGCTGCCGGTCGACGTGACCATCCCGGGCGGCGCCTACGTCGCCGCCGAGAAGGCCGGCTGGAAGGTCAACGGCGCCGCGACGGCGTGGACGTACAAGAACGCCGGCACCATCGTGCCGACGATCGGCGGCATCACCACGGTGCAGATCAAGCGCTTCCCGGCCAAGCCCGGGACGCTCAAGGTGAAGGTCCTCGGGAAGAACGGCAGCTACGGCGTCGCCGCGCTGCCCTTGCTGCCGACCATCGTGCTGGATCCACCGGTCGCGGAGACCGGCCTGTGCGGCGAGGCGACCTTCCCCAACACCGCACCGGCGAAGCCCAGCTGCATCGCCACGGGCGGGGGCAAGACGGTCAAGTGTAAGTGA
- a CDS encoding TetR/AcrR family transcriptional regulator, whose translation MSPTQAGGRGTRRGRPSPGTDDGAERSTAASVPLVRRAGRKGWAQPLPRGRHKLPQEAVEDSQRQRLLLAMAELVGERGYGATTVPDVIAAARVSSNTFYRFFTDKTACFLALSEQLGDQLFDQLAAFETDAATPQEALAALDAGLRAYLRWWSDQPAMARAYFVELPMAGPRAMAARERQYRRFETIHRRVAERARALSGDAPPLRDVDVSASVILTTELVAREVRAGRVRQLAAIEDDMRYVLLKLLAGDQVAELARRRRTPLAPSAPAARRVRPD comes from the coding sequence ATGAGTCCCACGCAAGCGGGCGGCCGCGGCACCCGCCGCGGCCGCCCGAGCCCCGGCACCGACGACGGCGCCGAGCGATCCACCGCCGCCTCCGTTCCCCTCGTTCGCCGCGCCGGGCGCAAGGGCTGGGCCCAGCCCCTGCCGCGGGGACGTCACAAGCTGCCGCAGGAGGCGGTCGAGGATTCGCAACGCCAGCGCCTCCTGCTGGCGATGGCGGAGCTGGTCGGGGAGCGGGGCTACGGTGCGACCACGGTGCCCGACGTGATCGCGGCGGCGCGCGTGTCGAGCAATACGTTCTACCGCTTCTTCACCGACAAGACCGCGTGCTTCCTGGCGCTGAGCGAGCAGCTCGGCGACCAGCTGTTCGACCAGCTCGCCGCCTTCGAGACCGATGCCGCGACGCCGCAGGAGGCCCTCGCCGCGCTCGACGCGGGCCTCCGGGCCTATCTGCGCTGGTGGTCCGACCAGCCCGCGATGGCGCGGGCCTACTTCGTGGAGCTGCCGATGGCGGGGCCGCGCGCGATGGCGGCGCGCGAGCGGCAGTACCGGCGCTTCGAGACCATCCACCGGCGGGTCGCGGAGCGGGCGCGCGCGCTGTCCGGCGACGCACCGCCGCTGCGCGACGTCGACGTCAGCGCCTCGGTGATCCTCACCACGGAGCTGGTCGCGCGCGAGGTCCGCGCGGGGCGGGTCCGCCAGCTGGCCGCGATCGAAGACGACATGCGCTACGTGCTGCTGAAGCTCCTCGCCGGGGATCAGGTCGCCGAGCTGGCGCGGCGGCGTCGCACACCGCTCGCACCGTCTGCGCCCGCCGCCCGGCGCGTCCGTCCGGACTGA
- a CDS encoding class I SAM-dependent methyltransferase: MRSIPLALSLVLVAALGCGKTRPAPTAAAPVDGTAAALQASLAGPQRSAENRARDGARHPYETLTFFGLRENMTVVELWPGNGWYTEVLAPVLRGKGKLVAATTDPNSPMPNRVRYAKEFRDRLAAQPEVFGEVVVTSIEGTGGDLGAPGSADLVLTFRNTHGWVNDGVDADVYAAAFAVLKPGGVFGVVQHRAKPGTDPKVTAKTGYLSEEFVIRTAEAAGFRLDARSEINANPKDTTDHPEGVWSLPPVLRGGDKDRAKYVAIGESDRMTLRFVKPAS, encoded by the coding sequence ATGCGATCGATCCCGTTGGCCCTTTCCCTCGTCCTCGTCGCCGCCCTCGGGTGCGGCAAGACCCGGCCGGCGCCCACGGCGGCCGCGCCGGTCGACGGCACCGCCGCGGCGCTCCAGGCGTCGCTCGCCGGACCGCAGCGCTCGGCCGAGAACCGCGCCCGCGACGGCGCCCGCCATCCTTACGAGACGCTCACGTTCTTCGGCCTGCGCGAGAACATGACGGTCGTCGAGCTGTGGCCGGGCAACGGCTGGTACACCGAGGTGCTGGCGCCGGTCCTTAGGGGCAAGGGCAAGCTGGTCGCGGCGACGACGGACCCGAACAGCCCGATGCCCAACCGCGTGCGCTACGCGAAGGAGTTCCGCGACCGCCTCGCGGCGCAGCCCGAGGTGTTCGGCGAGGTGGTCGTCACCTCGATCGAGGGCACCGGCGGCGACCTGGGAGCCCCCGGGTCGGCCGACCTCGTGCTCACGTTCCGCAACACGCACGGCTGGGTGAACGACGGCGTCGACGCCGACGTCTATGCGGCGGCGTTCGCCGTGCTGAAGCCCGGCGGCGTCTTCGGCGTGGTCCAGCACCGCGCCAAGCCGGGGACCGACCCCAAGGTGACCGCCAAGACCGGCTATCTCTCGGAGGAGTTCGTGATCCGCACCGCCGAGGCGGCCGGCTTCCGGCTCGACGCGCGCTCCGAGATCAACGCCAACCCGAAGGACACGACCGATCACCCCGAGGGCGTGTGGTCGCTGCCGCCGGTCCTGCGCGGCGGCGACAAGGACCGCGCCAAGTACGTCGCGATCGGCGAGAGCGACCGCATGACGCTGCGCTTCGTGAAGCCGGCGAGCTGA
- a CDS encoding permease → MAAAFAVGWAVRLVHAPRAAARPGAAGLGIGALTNFFDTLGVGSFAPTAALFRAFRLVPDRLIPGTMNVGHALPSVAQALIFIAVVAVDPGTLTAMIGAAIAGAWLGAGVVAGWSRRRVQLGMGAALLVAAALLARQLLLGAPVGADALGLSGLRFVVGVAGNFMLGALMTLGVGLYGPCMILVTLLGMNATAAFPIMMGSCGFLMPFAGWRFVAREAYSPGVALGLTLGGIPAVLVAAFVVRSLPLDVVRVLVLVVAVYTAAAMLWAATRGQAAAGR, encoded by the coding sequence CTGGCGGCGGCGTTCGCCGTCGGCTGGGCCGTGCGGCTCGTGCACGCGCCGCGCGCCGCCGCCCGGCCGGGCGCCGCCGGCCTCGGCATCGGCGCGCTCACCAACTTCTTCGACACGCTCGGTGTCGGCTCGTTCGCGCCCACCGCGGCGCTGTTCCGCGCCTTCCGGCTGGTCCCCGATCGGCTGATCCCGGGCACGATGAACGTCGGCCATGCCCTGCCGTCGGTGGCGCAGGCGCTGATCTTCATCGCGGTGGTCGCGGTGGATCCCGGCACGCTGACGGCGATGATCGGGGCCGCGATCGCGGGCGCGTGGCTCGGCGCCGGCGTGGTCGCGGGCTGGTCGCGCCGCCGCGTCCAGCTGGGCATGGGTGCGGCGTTGCTGGTGGCGGCCGCCCTCCTCGCCCGCCAGCTGCTGCTCGGCGCGCCGGTGGGGGCCGACGCGCTCGGGCTGTCGGGGCTGCGCTTCGTCGTCGGCGTGGCCGGCAACTTCATGCTCGGCGCGCTCATGACCCTCGGCGTCGGCCTGTACGGGCCGTGCATGATCCTCGTCACGCTGCTCGGCATGAACGCGACCGCGGCGTTCCCGATCATGATGGGCTCGTGCGGCTTCCTCATGCCGTTCGCCGGCTGGCGCTTCGTCGCCCGCGAGGCGTACAGCCCGGGCGTCGCGCTCGGCCTGACGCTCGGGGGCATCCCCGCCGTCCTCGTGGCCGCGTTCGTCGTCCGCTCCCTGCCGCTCGACGTCGTCCGCGTGCTGGTGCTCGTGGTGGCGGTCTACACGGCTGCGGCGATGCTGTGGGCGGCGACGCGCGGGCAGGCGGCGGCCGGCCGATAG
- a CDS encoding DUF2779 domain-containing protein translates to MASREPTVVTASQWRAALQCARRVWLHVHAPETAEQPDAEAARGGAIRGAIARRARERFPGAVAVGDAEPEARTRALLVAAAVPAIVDGVVSAGGARVRVDVLSRRSDGRVDLWAVRAAPAVRAEHLDDLALQHHVLDAAGVDVAAAWVLHLDREQIRDADEVPVGRLLRAVDVGEDVRARAAAVPARLATIRATRQGVQPDVVPSPHCQRPHRCPFWAHCTAAMPDDWIMRLPRLAANQHAALHAAGVTRIGAIPGDWWLTGPQARARLALRTGRVVTSPGLAAALAAAAPPAGYLDFETISPAVPLFPGTRPYDVVPFQWSLHREDAAGALAHAAFLADGAGDPRPAFVASLLAATAGNEPILVYSGYEARVLDGLGAAFPADAAALAALRARLVDLLEIVLAHVYHPAFAGSFSLKRTGPVLAPDVAWGDAGDVQGGLAASEAFLALRAGAGDAARLRRDLLAYCAADTRALVGLHRALRALAGAPPSGG, encoded by the coding sequence GTGGCGTCCCGAGAGCCCACGGTGGTGACGGCGTCGCAGTGGCGGGCGGCGCTCCAGTGCGCACGGCGCGTGTGGCTCCATGTGCACGCACCGGAGACGGCGGAGCAGCCCGACGCGGAGGCGGCGCGGGGCGGGGCGATCCGCGGGGCGATCGCCCGGCGCGCGCGCGAGCGCTTTCCCGGCGCGGTCGCGGTCGGCGACGCCGAGCCCGAAGCGCGCACGCGGGCGCTGCTGGTCGCCGCGGCCGTTCCGGCGATCGTCGACGGCGTCGTCTCGGCCGGCGGCGCGCGGGTGCGCGTCGATGTGCTGAGCCGCCGCTCCGACGGTCGCGTCGACCTCTGGGCCGTGCGGGCGGCGCCCGCGGTGCGCGCCGAGCACCTCGACGACCTGGCGCTCCAGCACCACGTGCTGGACGCCGCCGGCGTCGACGTCGCGGCGGCGTGGGTCCTGCACCTCGACCGCGAGCAGATCCGCGACGCCGACGAGGTGCCGGTCGGCCGGCTCCTGCGTGCGGTCGACGTCGGCGAGGACGTGCGTGCGCGCGCCGCCGCCGTGCCGGCGCGGCTCGCCACGATTCGCGCGACGCGACAGGGCGTGCAGCCCGACGTCGTCCCCTCGCCGCACTGCCAGCGACCGCACCGCTGTCCGTTCTGGGCGCATTGCACGGCGGCCATGCCCGACGACTGGATCATGCGCCTGCCGCGCCTGGCGGCGAACCAGCACGCCGCGCTGCACGCCGCGGGCGTCACCCGCATCGGCGCCATCCCCGGCGACTGGTGGCTCACCGGGCCGCAGGCGCGTGCGCGTCTGGCGCTGCGCACGGGCCGGGTGGTGACCTCGCCGGGGCTCGCGGCCGCCCTCGCCGCGGCCGCGCCGCCCGCCGGCTACCTCGACTTCGAGACGATCTCGCCCGCCGTGCCGCTCTTCCCGGGCACGCGGCCCTACGACGTCGTGCCGTTCCAGTGGTCGCTGCACCGCGAGGATGCGGCCGGCGCGCTCGCGCACGCGGCCTTCCTCGCGGACGGCGCCGGCGATCCGCGCCCGGCCTTCGTCGCCAGCCTGCTCGCCGCGACGGCGGGCAACGAGCCGATCCTCGTGTACTCGGGCTACGAGGCGCGCGTGCTCGACGGCCTCGGCGCAGCGTTTCCGGCCGACGCCGCGGCGCTGGCCGCGCTGCGCGCACGGCTCGTGGACCTCCTCGAGATCGTCCTCGCGCACGTCTATCATCCGGCGTTCGCGGGGTCGTTCTCGCTGAAGCGCACCGGGCCGGTGCTGGCGCCGGACGTCGCCTGGGGCGACGCCGGCGACGTGCAAGGCGGCCTCGCGGCGTCCGAGGCCTTCCTCGCGCTGCGCGCCGGCGCCGGCGACGCCGCGCGCCTGCGGCGCGATCTGCTCGCGTACTGCGCGGCCGATACGCGGGCGCTCGTCGGGCTGCACCGGGCGCTGCGCGCGCTCGCCGGCGCGCCGCCGTCCGGCGGGTGA
- a CDS encoding PQQ-binding-like beta-propeller repeat protein: protein MILAACMVVAASGRAGATGYAKGSDAAGNTAAADGAECTIAACDGGAIAKTFPPPRRTTWAPKGCRTPDPAGGPLASRAAWRSLHADEVNTDEVSIAMAPMFAADWVAEPQTWNPTGPVFDDAGNLYFAPFNPHEDVVLISLEPIAGTRRWAIPNTTGTPVGTGTPLVLDDPDRPGEQIVYLGLYDRVLAVRTDGGIVWDRPTGLPGPATGVFGVNYHPQADAIVGLSRDGWLYAVDRRTGLSVLPAPFQLPGEPAPLGPPSTTPPAVTACAQQLFEQFVDPGGVTLAQIIAVLGGNGSEVANYFSIDPTTGRLWVGATAPDAEDGTADGVSALGALYRLELTPVGPTFAVDEVCHASFAGGTASTPALPRDGSRVYVGDNVGNLLAVDQNCQQVWSLPLGEQIRGSIGVAADNREVYAATASTIHQVIDDGATARIAWSAGLDVFDLQPGLISGNANIAGIGANGVAFQAGAGYQFSTTLFTNTGLGLLDRADGSVRWFTQGFDETVAVMSTGPDGALYIGNSPLRRLYASCLSDLGIIPVAVAPPVGGIRKYQPIRHDVFFRDVVCAGADRARNARRDRKLCPASLAADQQQLAELYAQARRTFTTATTHGELAGKPALRVTRVLARIEKKRARGRQPWNAFKALCRQAERAML from the coding sequence GTGATCCTGGCCGCATGCATGGTCGTCGCGGCATCCGGACGTGCCGGTGCCACGGGGTATGCGAAGGGGTCGGATGCGGCCGGGAACACCGCCGCTGCCGACGGTGCCGAGTGCACCATCGCCGCCTGCGACGGCGGGGCGATCGCGAAGACCTTCCCGCCGCCGCGGCGCACGACCTGGGCGCCGAAGGGCTGCCGGACGCCCGATCCGGCGGGTGGGCCGCTGGCGTCGCGTGCGGCGTGGCGGAGCCTGCACGCCGACGAGGTGAACACCGACGAGGTGTCGATCGCCATGGCCCCCATGTTCGCGGCCGACTGGGTGGCCGAGCCGCAGACCTGGAACCCGACCGGCCCGGTCTTCGACGACGCCGGCAACCTCTACTTCGCGCCGTTCAATCCGCACGAGGACGTCGTGCTGATCTCGCTCGAGCCGATCGCCGGCACCCGCCGCTGGGCCATCCCGAACACCACCGGTACCCCGGTCGGTACCGGCACCCCGCTCGTCCTCGACGATCCGGACCGTCCGGGCGAGCAGATCGTTTACCTCGGGCTCTACGACCGCGTGCTGGCGGTACGGACCGACGGCGGCATCGTCTGGGATCGCCCGACGGGTCTGCCCGGTCCGGCCACCGGCGTCTTCGGCGTCAACTACCATCCCCAGGCCGACGCCATCGTCGGGCTCAGCCGTGACGGCTGGCTCTACGCCGTCGATCGCCGCACCGGGCTGTCGGTGCTGCCGGCGCCGTTCCAGCTGCCGGGCGAGCCGGCGCCCCTCGGCCCGCCGTCGACCACACCGCCGGCGGTCACCGCCTGCGCGCAGCAGCTCTTCGAGCAGTTCGTGGATCCGGGCGGCGTGACGCTCGCGCAGATCATCGCCGTGCTCGGCGGCAACGGCTCCGAGGTCGCGAACTACTTCTCGATCGACCCCACCACCGGGCGGCTCTGGGTGGGTGCCACCGCGCCCGACGCCGAGGACGGCACCGCGGACGGCGTCTCGGCGCTGGGCGCCCTCTATCGGCTCGAGCTGACGCCGGTCGGTCCGACCTTCGCCGTCGACGAGGTGTGCCACGCCTCGTTCGCCGGCGGCACGGCCTCGACGCCGGCGCTGCCGCGCGACGGCTCGCGGGTGTACGTCGGCGACAACGTCGGCAACCTGCTCGCCGTCGACCAGAACTGCCAGCAGGTGTGGTCGCTGCCGCTGGGCGAGCAGATCCGCGGCTCCATCGGCGTCGCGGCCGACAACCGCGAGGTCTACGCGGCGACCGCGAGCACGATCCACCAGGTGATCGACGACGGCGCCACGGCGCGCATCGCGTGGAGCGCAGGCCTGGACGTCTTCGACCTCCAGCCCGGCCTGATCTCGGGCAACGCCAACATCGCCGGCATCGGCGCGAACGGCGTCGCCTTCCAGGCCGGCGCGGGCTACCAGTTCAGCACCACGCTCTTCACCAACACCGGGCTCGGGCTGCTCGATCGCGCCGACGGATCGGTGCGCTGGTTCACCCAGGGCTTCGACGAGACCGTCGCGGTGATGAGCACGGGGCCGGACGGCGCGCTCTACATCGGCAACTCGCCGCTGCGGCGGCTGTACGCCTCCTGCCTCAGCGACCTCGGCATCATCCCGGTGGCGGTGGCGCCGCCGGTGGGCGGCATCCGCAAGTACCAGCCGATCCGGCACGACGTGTTCTTCCGCGACGTCGTGTGCGCCGGCGCCGACCGCGCCCGCAACGCGCGCCGCGACCGCAAGCTCTGTCCGGCGTCGCTCGCGGCCGACCAGCAGCAGCTCGCCGAGCTGTACGCGCAGGCGCGCCGCACCTTCACCACGGCCACGACCCACGGCGAGCTCGCAGGGAAGCCGGCGCTGCGCGTGACCCGCGTCCTCGCGCGCATCGAGAAGAAGCGCGCCCGCGGCCGCCAGCCGTGGAACGCCTTCAAGGCGCTCTGCCGCCAGGCGGAGCGGGCCATGCTCTGA